One window of Candidatus Methylomirabilota bacterium genomic DNA carries:
- a CDS encoding HD domain-containing protein — protein MRDERAMGGQPAILALEALGLARGLLAVVAEVVEGPAWLVGGAVRDALRGAPAPVEDLDIALPAGSLAAARRLADRLGAAFVPLGEPHGMARVVVRTPTPALIDLADFRGPSLEADLTGRDVTVDALAVPLDALLGGRAPVIDPTGGLGDLAARRLRACGPTAFADDPVRVLRLLRLAHALGFAVEPETERLARAAVAGLAAVAAERVRDEVTRWLRLPDTTAVLRDAEAWSVLFTLLPEAVPMRATTQSAPHRFTVWEHSVRALGALEALLADLALLVPHHSRVAAHFGESLGSGLTRREVLKLAVLLHDVAKPETRSVDPDGRVRFSGHDRLGAERAAAIAARWRWPGPAARVLERLVRQHLRPMHLGMLAEISRRARYRFFRDLGDEVSDLVCLTIADAAATDDRPPAAVYRGATRALLDSLLTGQVEAAEEAAEPPLVRGGDVMAAFGLAAGPEVGRLLARVREAQALGLVRTREEALDWLARQEGSPRG, from the coding sequence ATGCGCGATGAACGGGCGATGGGCGGCCAGCCCGCGATCCTCGCCCTCGAAGCCCTCGGGCTGGCCCGCGGGCTGCTCGCCGTCGTGGCCGAGGTCGTCGAGGGCCCGGCCTGGCTGGTCGGCGGCGCGGTGCGGGACGCCTTGCGCGGCGCGCCCGCGCCGGTCGAGGACCTGGACATCGCGCTGCCGGCCGGGAGCCTCGCCGCCGCGCGGCGACTCGCGGATCGGCTCGGGGCGGCCTTCGTCCCGCTCGGCGAGCCTCATGGGATGGCGCGGGTCGTCGTGCGCACTCCGACCCCCGCGCTGATCGACCTCGCCGACTTTCGCGGGCCGTCGCTCGAGGCCGACCTCACCGGCCGCGACGTTACCGTCGATGCGCTGGCCGTGCCGCTCGACGCGCTCCTGGGCGGCCGCGCGCCCGTGATCGACCCGACCGGCGGGCTCGGCGATCTCGCGGCGCGGCGGCTGCGGGCGTGCGGGCCCACCGCGTTCGCCGACGACCCGGTGCGTGTCCTGCGGCTGCTCCGGCTGGCCCATGCCCTCGGCTTCGCGGTGGAGCCGGAGACCGAGCGCCTGGCCCGGGCGGCGGTGGCGGGACTGGCGGCCGTCGCCGCCGAGCGCGTCCGGGACGAGGTGACGCGCTGGCTGCGACTCCCGGATACCACGGCGGTGCTCCGGGACGCCGAGGCGTGGTCGGTCCTCTTCACCTTGCTTCCCGAGGCGGTCCCCATGCGCGCCACGACCCAGTCGGCGCCGCACCGCTTCACCGTGTGGGAGCACTCGGTGCGCGCCCTCGGCGCCCTCGAGGCGTTGCTGGCGGACCTCGCCCTGCTCGTCCCGCACCACTCCCGCGTCGCGGCGCATTTCGGCGAGTCCCTGGGAAGCGGGCTCACGCGCCGGGAAGTGCTGAAGCTCGCCGTGCTGCTGCACGACGTGGCCAAGCCCGAGACGCGGAGCGTCGACCCCGACGGCCGCGTCCGCTTCAGCGGACATGACCGGCTGGGAGCGGAGCGCGCGGCGGCGATTGCGGCCCGGTGGCGCTGGCCGGGGCCGGCCGCCCGCGTGCTCGAGCGCCTGGTGCGCCAGCACCTCCGCCCGATGCACCTCGGGATGCTCGCCGAGATCAGCCGGCGCGCGCGGTACCGCTTCTTCCGCGACCTCGGCGACGAGGTTTCCGATCTCGTCTGCCTCACCATCGCCGACGCGGCCGCGACCGATGACCGCCCGCCGGCCGCCGTGTACCGGGGCGCCACCCGGGCGCTGCTGGACTCGCTCCTCACCGGGCAGGTCGAAGCCGCCGAAGAGGCCGCCGAGCCCCCGCTGGTGCGGGGCGGAGACGTGATGGCGGCCTTCGGCCTGGCCGCCGGCCCCGAGGTCGGGCGGCTCCTGGCCCGCGTCCGCGAGGCTCAGGCCCTGGGACTCGTCCGGACGCGCGAGGAGGCGCTCGACTGGCTCGCGCGCCAGGAGGGATCACCGCGCGGTTGA
- a CDS encoding DMT family transporter, with translation MSEKKAPRPSALAGYALVAAAATSWGAQSIVAKVLLTSGLPPSWLISTRTALASVIVAGTLAAVKPGLLRVSARDLCELGLLGIVMALSQYTYYFALTRIPVATTLLVIYTSPLLVLAASVLIHGEPLERRDLIAAAATLVGAAFVVRAYEPEVLRLNALGLTASVFCAAAFAFYSLWGKRAAPAASPWTRVTYSLGTAAAFWLPLAPPWTLLQSAHPPAIWLGLAVVVVFGTLLPFGLFLSGLARISAAHASLTATLEPIVAAVVAYFVLGERLEPLQLVGGALVLGGIALLHIR, from the coding sequence GTGTCCGAGAAGAAGGCGCCGCGACCCAGCGCGCTGGCCGGTTACGCGCTCGTCGCCGCCGCCGCGACCTCCTGGGGCGCCCAGAGCATCGTGGCGAAGGTGCTTCTGACGTCCGGTCTTCCCCCCAGCTGGCTGATCAGCACGCGCACCGCCCTCGCCTCTGTCATCGTGGCGGGCACGCTGGCCGCCGTCAAGCCGGGCCTCCTGCGGGTGAGCGCACGAGATCTGTGTGAGCTGGGGCTGCTCGGCATCGTGATGGCGCTGTCGCAGTACACCTACTACTTCGCGCTGACCCGGATTCCGGTGGCGACCACCCTGCTCGTCATCTACACCTCCCCGCTCCTCGTGCTGGCGGCCTCGGTCTTGATCCACGGCGAGCCTCTCGAGCGCCGCGACCTGATCGCCGCCGCGGCCACGCTGGTCGGCGCCGCCTTCGTCGTGCGCGCGTACGAGCCCGAGGTGCTCCGCCTGAACGCGCTGGGCCTGACGGCCAGCGTGTTCTGCGCAGCCGCGTTCGCCTTCTACAGCCTGTGGGGAAAGCGGGCGGCGCCGGCCGCATCTCCGTGGACGCGGGTGACGTACTCGCTGGGGACGGCGGCCGCCTTCTGGCTCCCCCTGGCCCCGCCGTGGACGCTGCTGCAGTCGGCGCACCCCCCGGCCATCTGGCTCGGCCTCGCCGTCGTCGTGGTGTTCGGCACGCTCCTGCCGTTCGGGCTCTTCCTGTCCGGTCTGGCGCGCATCAGCGCCGCCCACGCCAGCCTCACGGCCACCCTGGAGCCGATCGTGGCCGCCGTCGTCGCCTACTTCGTCCTGGGCGAGCGCCTGGAACCGCTCCAGCTCGTGGGCGGCGCTCTGGTGCTGGGCGGGATCGCCCTCCTCCACATCCGCTAG
- a CDS encoding amidohydrolase family protein: MEAPPAFRYIDAHTHLHPARLAAAIRRWFDEHTDWNLRGPTEPAAVAADLRAAGVERFVFFSYAHRSGMARELNRWLRDTARTLPDGIPLGTVHAADEEPVAIVEEACGAFGFAGIKVHIQVQRFYPDDPRMLPVYERLVELDRALVIHVGTGPHTNEFTGIARFTRVLERLPGLRAVVCHMGAFETRACLRLLDRFPSLYLDTTMAMTPASFPFTRIDPETVRDTDLVRYAERILFGSDFPNLPYPYEEERRHLWGRDLPLAVYQRIFYENARAVFRL; the protein is encoded by the coding sequence GTGGAGGCCCCCCCCGCGTTTCGTTACATCGACGCCCACACCCACCTCCACCCGGCGCGGCTCGCCGCGGCGATCCGCCGCTGGTTCGACGAGCACACCGACTGGAACCTGCGAGGCCCGACCGAGCCCGCCGCCGTGGCCGCGGACCTCCGGGCCGCCGGTGTCGAGCGCTTCGTTTTCTTCTCGTATGCCCACCGATCGGGCATGGCCCGCGAGTTGAACCGCTGGCTCCGGGATACCGCCCGGACCCTGCCCGACGGGATCCCCCTCGGCACCGTCCACGCGGCGGACGAGGAGCCCGTGGCGATCGTCGAGGAGGCCTGCGGGGCCTTCGGCTTCGCCGGGATCAAGGTCCACATCCAGGTGCAGCGCTTCTACCCGGACGATCCGCGGATGCTCCCGGTCTACGAGCGATTGGTCGAGCTCGACCGCGCGCTCGTGATCCACGTCGGGACCGGGCCGCACACCAACGAGTTCACGGGCATCGCCCGGTTCACCCGGGTGCTCGAGCGCCTCCCGGGACTGCGGGCCGTCGTCTGTCACATGGGCGCCTTCGAGACCCGGGCCTGCCTCCGGCTGCTCGATCGCTTCCCGAGCCTTTACCTCGACACCACCATGGCGATGACGCCGGCCTCGTTCCCGTTCACGCGGATCGACCCGGAGACGGTGCGCGACACCGACCTCGTCCGGTACGCCGAGCGCATCCTGTTCGGTAGCGATTTCCCCAACCTGCCATACCCGTACGAGGAGGAGCGGCGCCACCTGTGGGGGCGCGACCTGCCGCTCGCCGTCTACCAGCGGATCTTCTACGAGAACGCCCGGGCCGTCTTCCGCCTCTAG
- a CDS encoding crosslink repair DNA glycosylase YcaQ family protein — protein MGSRSQLSLPGGSLDGLLPNLTRERLERYRDEAFRRLPGRRVRSAREALAFVEAVGICSTFYRFPEGLGCLWEAVAGRRDPRWPRRSHHDAGIGLTWELKDTLPARRAVYYGKLLKGRPVLVALDLFPAFYALVRGRQRARDYRLEYEAGRLSLAAKRLMDVLIRRHPLYTREWRAECFMLDPGRTREFERAVAELQQGLFVAKVEERYDPTFSYRWDLLEAWLPEKVRAGRRLSRRAAVHHLVARYLGAVGWTTVRQLARLFGLGRSEVADALGALVRAGAARTDVAVPGLPVDLVVHRALLERLGAGS, from the coding sequence TTGGGCTCCCGCTCCCAGCTGAGCTTGCCCGGAGGGAGCCTCGACGGCCTCCTCCCGAACCTCACCCGCGAGCGGCTCGAGCGCTACCGTGACGAGGCCTTCCGCCGGCTCCCCGGGCGGCGGGTCCGCAGCGCACGGGAGGCGCTCGCCTTCGTCGAGGCGGTCGGCATCTGTTCCACCTTCTACCGCTTCCCGGAAGGGCTCGGCTGTCTGTGGGAGGCGGTGGCGGGCCGGCGCGATCCCCGCTGGCCCCGCCGCTCTCACCACGATGCGGGCATCGGGCTGACCTGGGAGCTCAAGGACACGCTGCCCGCCCGCCGGGCGGTCTACTACGGCAAGCTGCTCAAGGGCCGCCCCGTCCTGGTGGCGCTCGATCTGTTCCCGGCGTTCTATGCGCTCGTCCGGGGCCGCCAGCGCGCGCGCGATTACCGGCTCGAGTACGAGGCTGGACGCCTCTCCCTCGCCGCCAAGCGGCTGATGGATGTCCTGATCCGCCGGCACCCGCTCTATACGCGCGAATGGCGCGCCGAGTGCTTCATGCTCGACCCGGGGCGGACCCGCGAATTCGAGCGCGCCGTGGCCGAGCTTCAGCAAGGACTGTTCGTGGCCAAGGTCGAGGAGCGCTACGATCCGACGTTCTCCTACCGCTGGGACCTCCTCGAAGCCTGGCTGCCCGAAAAGGTGCGGGCGGGGCGCCGGCTCAGCCGCCGGGCGGCCGTCCACCACCTCGTCGCACGCTACCTGGGGGCCGTCGGGTGGACCACGGTGCGGCAGCTGGCCCGCCTGTTCGGGCTCGGACGTTCCGAGGTGGCCGACGCCCTGGGCGCCCTGGTGCGGGCCGGCGCCGCCCGGACGGACGTTGCGGTGCCCGGCCTGCCGGTTGACCTCGTGGTCCATCGCGCGCTGCTCGAGCGCCTGGGTGCGGGCTCGTAG
- a CDS encoding ATPase domain-containing protein, producing the protein MTTGDRVSTGLARLDAMLDGGLLPGTLTVVYGATGIGKTHLGLAFAAQGRQADGRRGLVVDMNARGDSQQHVPYAARLHGWPLTRWTHTVMPMADPYPPPDELEAHYLDVFSWVGRRSDYELATPEGREFDWGWKAAYARALYTARPFFYFHFAHGAHRVAIDGIEPCQPDDAIQLYLVDELYRKVIHRDAETLGMEICLPVWRHRAFIDAHRYDHGAITTLLLFTTEETRLEDLVARKMLAGDPGAVANTVLLMGREKVGTRVGRFVGVAKHRGSAMTDEIVEYRIDERGLTFE; encoded by the coding sequence GTGACCACTGGCGACCGCGTCTCCACCGGACTCGCGCGCCTGGACGCCATGCTCGACGGCGGCCTCCTGCCCGGGACGCTCACCGTCGTCTACGGGGCCACCGGGATCGGCAAGACCCACCTGGGCCTCGCCTTCGCGGCGCAGGGGCGCCAGGCGGACGGGCGCCGCGGCCTGGTCGTCGACATGAACGCCCGCGGCGACTCCCAGCAGCACGTCCCCTATGCGGCGCGCCTCCACGGCTGGCCCCTCACGCGCTGGACACATACCGTCATGCCCATGGCCGATCCCTACCCCCCGCCCGACGAGCTCGAGGCCCACTACCTCGACGTCTTCTCGTGGGTCGGCCGGCGGAGCGACTACGAGCTGGCCACGCCCGAGGGCCGTGAGTTCGACTGGGGCTGGAAGGCGGCCTACGCCCGCGCGCTCTACACGGCCCGGCCGTTCTTCTACTTCCACTTTGCCCACGGGGCTCACCGGGTGGCCATCGACGGGATCGAGCCTTGCCAGCCGGACGACGCGATCCAGCTCTACCTGGTCGACGAGCTCTACCGGAAGGTGATCCACCGCGATGCCGAGACGCTCGGCATGGAGATCTGCCTCCCGGTCTGGCGGCACCGGGCATTCATCGACGCCCATCGGTACGACCACGGGGCGATCACGACGCTGCTCCTGTTCACGACCGAGGAAACGCGGCTCGAGGACCTGGTGGCGCGGAAGATGCTGGCGGGGGACCCCGGGGCTGTCGCCAACACGGTGCTGCTGATGGGCCGCGAGAAGGTGGGCACCCGGGTGGGGCGGTTCGTGGGCGTCGCCAAGCACCGGGGCAGTGCGATGACCGACGAGATCGTCGAGTACCGGATCGACGAGCGGGGCCTCACCTTCGAGTGA
- a CDS encoding ATP-dependent DNA ligase, which produces MTLGDLTRLHRRLAATPRRLEKVALVAEFLRALTPGEIAWAVAFLAGRPLPAADPRVLNLSWATLGRLPDAPPPAGPHSLTLLEVARAFSAIADAAGAGSRAAKAGLLRDLVAAAGLEERSVLLAILAGEMRTGVHDGLIQEALAVAASVPLALVRRASLLVSDPSEVARIALLEGVAGLQAVSVRLFVPLLPMLAEPAEDLAEVLAAHGGRTAVEVKYDGARIQLHRQGDAVRIWSRRLTEVTASLPEVAAIGRRELLADRLILEGEVVAVAADGRPLPFQDLMRRFRRVHEVDALARQIPVRLYLFDCLSLEGVTLVDRPYAERWAALAETTGGRHLAERRLTDDHEAAELFLREAVAAGHEGLMAKALDSPYTPGVRGSRWFKVKLADRLDCVIVAADRGSGRRRGWLSNYHLAVRDEAGGFAEVGKTFKGLTDREFAEMTERLRARAVADDGYTVRVRPEVVVEVAYNEIQGSPQYVSGLALRFARITRIRDDKRPEDADTLAGLRARYARQFEAKGRAAW; this is translated from the coding sequence GTGACCCTGGGGGATCTCACGCGTCTCCACCGGCGTCTGGCCGCCACTCCCCGCCGGCTCGAGAAGGTCGCGCTCGTCGCGGAGTTCCTCCGCGCGCTCACCCCCGGGGAGATTGCCTGGGCGGTGGCGTTCCTGGCCGGTCGGCCGCTACCGGCCGCGGACCCCCGCGTGCTGAATCTGAGCTGGGCGACCCTTGGCCGCCTCCCGGACGCACCCCCGCCCGCCGGCCCGCACTCGCTGACGCTGCTCGAGGTGGCCCGGGCGTTCTCCGCCATCGCCGACGCGGCGGGTGCCGGGTCCCGAGCGGCCAAGGCTGGTCTGCTGCGGGACCTCGTCGCCGCCGCCGGGCTCGAGGAGCGATCCGTGCTGCTGGCGATCCTTGCGGGGGAGATGCGAACGGGGGTCCACGACGGGCTGATCCAGGAGGCCCTGGCGGTGGCCGCGTCGGTCCCACTCGCCCTGGTGCGGCGGGCCAGCCTGCTCGTCTCCGACCCCTCAGAGGTGGCGCGCATCGCGCTCCTCGAGGGCGTCGCGGGTCTCCAGGCGGTGTCCGTCCGGCTATTCGTGCCCCTGCTCCCCATGCTGGCCGAGCCGGCCGAGGACCTGGCCGAGGTCCTGGCCGCCCATGGCGGCCGCACGGCCGTCGAGGTGAAGTACGACGGCGCGCGCATCCAGCTCCACCGGCAGGGCGATGCGGTGCGGATCTGGAGCCGGCGTCTCACCGAGGTCACCGCGAGCCTGCCCGAAGTGGCGGCGATCGGGCGCCGCGAGCTCCTGGCGGATCGGCTCATCCTGGAGGGCGAGGTGGTGGCGGTCGCCGCCGACGGCCGCCCCCTGCCGTTCCAGGACCTCATGCGTCGCTTCCGCCGCGTGCACGAGGTCGACGCCCTCGCCCGCCAGATCCCCGTGCGCCTCTACCTCTTCGACTGTCTTTCCCTGGAGGGGGTGACGCTGGTCGATCGGCCCTACGCCGAGCGCTGGGCGGCGCTCGCCGAGACCACGGGCGGCCGCCATCTGGCCGAGCGCCGTCTCACGGACGACCACGAGGCCGCCGAGCTCTTCCTGCGCGAGGCGGTGGCGGCCGGGCACGAGGGGCTCATGGCCAAGGCGCTCGACAGCCCGTACACGCCCGGTGTCCGCGGCAGCCGCTGGTTCAAGGTGAAGCTGGCCGATCGCCTCGACTGCGTCATCGTCGCCGCCGACCGCGGTTCGGGTCGCCGGCGGGGATGGCTCTCGAACTACCATCTCGCGGTGCGCGACGAGGCGGGCGGGTTTGCCGAGGTCGGCAAGACCTTCAAGGGCCTCACCGACCGGGAATTCGCCGAGATGACGGAGCGGCTGCGGGCCCGAGCTGTGGCCGACGACGGGTACACCGTCCGGGTGCGGCCGGAGGTGGTGGTGGAGGTCGCCTACAACGAGATCCAGGGGAGCCCGCAGTACGTCTCGGGACTCGCGCTCCGCTTCGCCCGCATCACGCGCATTCGCGACGACAAGAGGCCGGAAGACGCCGACACGCTCGCCGGGCTGCGGGCGCGCTACGCGCGGCAGTTCGAGGCGAAGGGGCGAGCCGCCTGGTGA
- a CDS encoding right-handed parallel beta-helix repeat-containing protein → MSYPGGKEIVMKILLSLAFLCIVLLFFSIVESYAQNTFYISPTGSDSNPGTNALPWKRWAFALGRLAPGDTLIAKDGTYTRSTTGIPSIICGSNAQHGTATEPITIKAQNERRPMLKAGGTSGPTGLTWTAFTMQNCSWWNIRGLRFEGSDADNSQSQYNNFGGLLHIYQSSNIKLFRLFSRRNNRYANHHLILLQSSSNILLEESEVYDFCRHGISVAGGIKITLRRNYANAHFYPTIPGQWPPDDPPPGPDCTANGHSIAMVLYPAKQSGMENNITEHNGYGFLSIEPGDVPGAGSSNRFLGNMGIDNHRDVTIDNRSAAQANIVFENHVSVNSRTVGLWNNNNGVKGLVCKNCSFIDGSPIGGSPRASVLQDLGHVSDDTVLYRNVLVINYPMEGFSIPGTWSSCRIEYTTSYHNNPNFPPHSSCTFANISAANPNFGEPAGDRVGIGYGHCMVYIPSGNAALKGTGKGGADRGANVIYRYQNGVLTGTKLWRPFSGAFPCGVDVLGSGHRCRNVHQRLNVGVNGCPVP, encoded by the coding sequence ATGAGCTATCCCGGGGGCAAGGAGATTGTCATGAAGATACTACTCAGTCTCGCTTTCCTTTGCATCGTTCTCCTATTCTTCAGCATTGTGGAGAGCTATGCCCAGAATACCTTCTACATCTCACCTACTGGATCAGACTCAAATCCAGGAACAAACGCTTTACCTTGGAAACGGTGGGCTTTTGCTTTAGGACGATTAGCTCCTGGGGACACATTGATAGCTAAGGATGGGACCTATACCCGATCAACCACGGGAATTCCGAGCATTATCTGCGGCTCGAATGCTCAACACGGAACCGCAACAGAGCCGATAACGATCAAGGCCCAGAACGAGAGGCGGCCGATGCTGAAGGCCGGAGGAACAAGCGGCCCAACCGGGCTGACCTGGACCGCTTTCACAATGCAGAACTGTTCGTGGTGGAATATCAGAGGGTTGAGATTTGAAGGTTCCGACGCCGACAACAGCCAGAGCCAGTATAATAACTTTGGAGGGTTGCTGCATATTTATCAGAGTTCCAACATCAAGCTATTCAGGCTCTTCTCGAGAAGAAATAACAGGTATGCGAACCATCATTTGATCCTACTGCAGAGCTCTTCCAATATTCTATTGGAAGAGTCAGAAGTATATGATTTCTGCCGACACGGGATCTCGGTGGCCGGTGGAATCAAGATCACTCTCAGAAGAAATTATGCCAATGCACACTTCTATCCCACAATCCCTGGGCAATGGCCACCCGATGATCCCCCGCCAGGTCCTGACTGTACTGCGAATGGGCATAGTATTGCCATGGTGCTCTATCCGGCTAAGCAATCAGGGATGGAAAACAATATTACGGAGCACAACGGTTATGGTTTCCTTTCCATAGAGCCAGGAGATGTGCCGGGAGCTGGCTCCAGCAACAGGTTTTTAGGGAATATGGGAATCGACAACCACCGAGATGTCACAATTGACAACAGGAGCGCGGCCCAAGCGAACATTGTCTTTGAGAACCATGTGTCGGTCAATTCGAGAACGGTTGGTCTCTGGAACAATAATAACGGTGTCAAGGGACTTGTGTGTAAGAACTGCTCTTTTATTGACGGAAGCCCTATCGGTGGCAGTCCTCGAGCCTCGGTGTTGCAAGACCTTGGTCACGTTTCTGATGATACTGTGCTTTATCGGAATGTCCTGGTAATCAACTATCCTATGGAGGGTTTCTCTATTCCTGGAACTTGGTCTAGTTGTAGGATCGAGTATACGACTTCATACCACAACAACCCAAACTTCCCACCGCATTCAAGTTGCACTTTCGCTAATATTTCAGCAGCAAATCCAAACTTCGGCGAACCGGCAGGAGACCGGGTGGGAATTGGCTATGGACACTGCATGGTGTACATCCCTTCAGGCAACGCTGCCTTGAAAGGAACAGGTAAAGGAGGGGCGGATAGAGGAGCGAACGTCATTTACAGATATCAGAATGGGGTTCTGACAGGAACTAAGCTGTGGCGTCCATTTAGCGGGGCATTTCCGTGCGGTGTGGATGTGCTTGGTTCGGGGCATCGATGTCGGAATGTGCATCAGAGGTTGAATGTGGGAGTGAACGGGTGCCCAGTGCCGTAG